GGCCGTGGCCGATCCCCAGGAAGCGCTGCGGGCCCTGGAGGCGGCGTCCTTCCATGTGCTGGTGACGGATCTGCGGTTGCCCGGCATGAGCGGCCTCGAGCTGATCCGCCGCGCCCGCCGCCTGCATCCGACCCTGCGTGTGGTGCTCATGTCCGCGTTCGGTGAGCCCAAAGACATCGTGGAGGCCATGCGTTTGGGCGCGGACGATTTCCTCCCCAAGCCCTTCGATCTGGACGCCTTCCAGGCCCTGCTGGATCGCCTTCGGGCCCTGGTGGGTGCCCCCTCGCCTGACCCCGCCGAACCCTGGATCGCCCACAGCCCCGCCATGCAGGCCCTGGAAACCGCCCTGCGGCAGGCGGCGGCCTCCGCGCTGCCCGTGGTGTTTCGGGGCGAACCCGGGGCCGGGCGGGAACGCTGTGCCCGTCGCCTGCACATCCTCCGCCAGCCGACGGCGCCCTTTCTGAGCCTGGCGGCCGCGACCCTCGGGCCGGAGGGCCCTGATCCCCGCACCCTGAAGTTGCTGGAAGGCGGGAGCCTGCTCCTCACCGGATTGGAGCACCTGTCCGCCACCGCGGCGGGCCCCTTGGCGCGGGCCATGGATGGTGAGTCCGGCAGTCGCATCGCCTGGATGGGCAGCGTGGATGTGGTGGGTCGGTTGGCTCCCGACCTCGCCCAGCGCCTGGGTTCCCTCGAACTCCGGGTGCCTTCACTCCGGGAACGGCGGGAGGATCTGCTGGCGCTCACCCGCCTGCTGCTCGATCAGGCCGCCCGGCGGGAAGGGCGACCCTCGCCCTGGTTGGAGCGCTCTGCCGAACGCCAGCTGTTGGCCTACGACTGGCCGGGCAATGTGCGGGAGTTGGAGGTGCTGGTGGGGCGCACTGTTCTCTTCGCACAGGGCCAGGCCATCCGCAGTTTCCCGGGCCTGGGATTGGGCGTGACCGCGCCTTTGTGTCTGCCCTGGCCAGAGTCCGGGGGGCTTGAAAGCATGCTGAAGACCGTGGCCCATGCGGCCGAATCCCAGTTGCTGCAGCGGGCCCTGGGCGAAGCCGGGGGGGATTTGACGAAGGCGGCAGAAAAGCTGGGGTTGACGTTGCGGACCCTGGCTCAGCGCTTGCGGGACCACGCCATTCCTTTGGAAGATGGTGATAGCCCGCTGCCTCGGAAGGCACCATGACTCAAGCTCCGACTCAAGTTCCGCCTGTCCTTGTTCCCCCGGTTCGCAGTCCGGAGGGAATCCGTCCCGCCGCGCGGGCCGGACTGGCTGCGCTCCAGGCCGTGGTGGTGGGGAAGGAAGCCCAGGTGCGGCGGGCCTTCGCCGCCATGCTGGCGGGTGGCCACGTGCTGCTGGAAGACCTGCCCGGCGTGGGGAAGACCACGCTGGCCAAGGGGCTCTCCCGCATTCTGGGTGGCACGTTCCAGCGGGTGCAGGGGACCAACGATCTGCTGCCGTCCGATCTGCTGGGAGTCCATCTCTGGGATGCCAAAGAGCAGAGCTTCCGCTTCCAGCCAGGGCCCGTGTTCTGCCATGTGCTGCTGCTGGACGAGCTGAACCGCATTGGCCCCAAGACTCAGAGCGCCATGCTGGAGGCCATGGTGGAGGGGCAGGTCACCCTGGATCGCAGCACCCACAAACTGCCCGAGCCCTTCTTCGTCATCGCCACGCAGAACCCTCTGGATCACGCGGGCACCTTCCCCCTGCCGGAAAGCCAGCTGGACCGCTTCTCCTGCACCATCCACCTGGGCTATCCCGATCGGGCCGCCGAACGGCTCATCCTCACGGGCGAGGCAGGGGCCGAGCGGCTGGATTCCCTTTCCCCGGTTCTGGATCTGGAAGGCTGGCGCCAGGCCCGCACGGCGGTGCATCGCGTTCAGGTGGCGGAACCGGTGCTCGACTATGTGGAGCGCATGGTGGAGCGCATCCGCTCCGGGGGTGGCTTCTGCTCCACCCGGGCCGCCAAGCATTGGATCGGCCTGGCGCAGGCCGAGGCCTGGCTGGAGGGCCGCGACTTCATCACCCCCGATGACCTGCAGCGGACCCTCACCGACACCATGGCCCACCGGGGCAGCCTGGATGACCGCCGCCTCAATCGCAGTGAACGGCGCGAGCAGCTGACCCGCCTCTTGAAGGAGCTGCCCGTGGGGTGGGCGCCTTGAGACACGACGAGTCGGTCGGCCAACTGGTGCGGGAGGCCCGGGAAGCGAGGGGCCTCAGCCGGGAGGATCTGGCCAAGGAACTCAAGCTGCCCCTGCGCCACCTGGAGGCAATCGAGGCCGATGACTGGGTGTCCCTGCCACCCGGTCGGCCCCGGCCCTTGGCGCGTCAATTGGCAGATCGCCTGGGGGTCGACCTGGAGTTCCACACGGGGGCTTTCCAGATCGTGCCTGGTGTGCGGGAGCTGGATCCTCCGGATCCCCGCCAGGAGCGCCTGGAGCGGGTGGTGATGGGCGCGTTGACCGCGGCTTCGGTGCTGGTGGTGCTCTGGCTGGTGGTGCCCGGTCCAAGCCTGGGCCGCAAGCCCGCGCCGAACCCCCTCGCTGCGCTGAGCAAGCCCAGCCTGCCGCCGCCTCCCGCGCCCTCGGCCTCACCCTTCCCAGTGCTGGGCGAGCTGTTGCCCGAGGTCCCCTTGAACGAGCAGGGTGCCCTGGTGAGCCTGCGCGCGATGGATACCTGCAACGTGAAGATCGAGTCAGAAGCGGAGCACGGCGGCCAGCCCCTGGTGCGCACCCTGCGCGTGTCCGAGCCCTGGCGCCTGCGTGTGAAGGGGCCGTTCCTGGTGCAGCTGGACAATGCCGGGGTGGTGAATGTGGAGGTGGCGGGTCGCCGCATCGCCCATGGGCAGAACGTTGGCGCAACCTGGTCGGGCCGCTTCGATGCCGAAGGCCATTGGCTGAGGCCCGCCCCGCCGAACCTCCCTGAAGGGGCTCCCGCGCCCGTTGATGATGAAACCGAAGGCGGTATCAAGCCATGACCATGCATCCCATCGTCGACCGTTTTCTCAAGGGTGA
This sequence is a window from Geothrix sp. PMB-07. Protein-coding genes within it:
- a CDS encoding MoxR family ATPase, which codes for MTQAPTQVPPVLVPPVRSPEGIRPAARAGLAALQAVVVGKEAQVRRAFAAMLAGGHVLLEDLPGVGKTTLAKGLSRILGGTFQRVQGTNDLLPSDLLGVHLWDAKEQSFRFQPGPVFCHVLLLDELNRIGPKTQSAMLEAMVEGQVTLDRSTHKLPEPFFVIATQNPLDHAGTFPLPESQLDRFSCTIHLGYPDRAAERLILTGEAGAERLDSLSPVLDLEGWRQARTAVHRVQVAEPVLDYVERMVERIRSGGGFCSTRAAKHWIGLAQAEAWLEGRDFITPDDLQRTLTDTMAHRGSLDDRRLNRSERREQLTRLLKELPVGWAP
- a CDS encoding sigma-54 dependent transcriptional regulator encodes the protein MDLLLVEDKDSFRRLLSQALADTDWTVKAVADPQEALRALEAASFHVLVTDLRLPGMSGLELIRRARRLHPTLRVVLMSAFGEPKDIVEAMRLGADDFLPKPFDLDAFQALLDRLRALVGAPSPDPAEPWIAHSPAMQALETALRQAAASALPVVFRGEPGAGRERCARRLHILRQPTAPFLSLAAATLGPEGPDPRTLKLLEGGSLLLTGLEHLSATAAGPLARAMDGESGSRIAWMGSVDVVGRLAPDLAQRLGSLELRVPSLRERREDLLALTRLLLDQAARREGRPSPWLERSAERQLLAYDWPGNVRELEVLVGRTVLFAQGQAIRSFPGLGLGVTAPLCLPWPESGGLESMLKTVAHAAESQLLQRALGEAGGDLTKAAEKLGLTLRTLAQRLRDHAIPLEDGDSPLPRKAP
- a CDS encoding RodZ family helix-turn-helix domain-containing protein, which gives rise to MRHDESVGQLVREAREARGLSREDLAKELKLPLRHLEAIEADDWVSLPPGRPRPLARQLADRLGVDLEFHTGAFQIVPGVRELDPPDPRQERLERVVMGALTAASVLVVLWLVVPGPSLGRKPAPNPLAALSKPSLPPPPAPSASPFPVLGELLPEVPLNEQGALVSLRAMDTCNVKIESEAEHGGQPLVRTLRVSEPWRLRVKGPFLVQLDNAGVVNVEVAGRRIAHGQNVGATWSGRFDAEGHWLRPAPPNLPEGAPAPVDDETEGGIKP